The Fragaria vesca subsp. vesca unplaced genomic scaffold, FraVesHawaii_1.0 scf0513090, whole genome shotgun sequence DNA window AATTTGGTCAGgaaaaaactataaaaggttaaaaattttgttagtgggaatagaTCTCTTAAGAGTGTTTGGGTTGATGGACAGTCGCCGTCCTCCTCCTTCGATCTCCTCTGATCAGGTTTGCTTGAGTGATTTGCTTTGGGGGTATGATAGAGgatgagaagaggaagaaattgGTGGTGGTCTCATGAGTTGGGGTGGCCGGAGACAGCGGCATCGAGCGGAGGACGCCGGTGACAGAGGATAGGTCGAGAGGAGAGGGNNNNNNNNNNNNNNNNNNNNagagagagagagagaatgggtcAACGCTTGCCTGTATGGTCTTTTGACTGAAGTCAGCCCCCTCCTTTCCCTTAATACCCAAATCAACGGCCCAGAATAAATGTTATACTCTAACTccagaaaattaatttctattaCTAAACCTTCGGTAAATCATAGAACATAACTCGAAAGTTTCCAAAGATAATCCGAAGACATCGGAGATCTCGTATTGTCACGTGCTACGATTTCGAggccttaaaagaagaatttaacattttgagaaaaaactcgacaataaactcgagtgttaaattaccaaattaccgaGCACtgttaaattcctcagtaatCTCGTAGAATACCTAATAAATGGGTAAAATTTGGTCCGGGGTGTTATAGAAGGATAGATTGGGCACATTGTAAATATGATtgtattaaaataaaacaaaattctaaagGGTGTGTGAATAGCAATAAATAGTGTGTTAATTGCACCACCCTTAAAATATAAGGTTGTTATGATTTAACAGTAAgagtgcgtctattgccacctcACAAATCACTTTACTCACCCCACatattgttgatttattgaaataccaaaatatcctgatataaaattacagcaagggacaataagttgttacaaattacaatttttttctttttcttttttatctttttgttttagatgaacacaaatttcataactctaacccagatttatcatattcggtcGTGAGTCTGAAGACACTAGCATTTAACCTAAAGATGAGGTAAActgtttgttattttttttttcttttcttgatgattCGTCTATctttttattcattatttCCTATGTCgactttgtatgtaaattctcatggacaacTATTGTACCGTATTTATAAACAACAGATAGATCAGTTTAAGAAACTTAGAAGTATGGAAGGCGTTGCTACTAGAGATACATTTACAGACATTGTACATCTTTATATCGACTGATAtcattgagttgttaaatttaagAGTTTTTTCTAGTTATTTAACTTGAATTTATACtttcatgtgaatttttgttcacttaatgattttacttaccttgaacaaatctgaatttgacaaaatatatgaaaagaatgtagggtgaacaaagtaaaattgagaaaagggttttttaggtattgttaatgggtgaacaaagtagatttacaattaaaattatataagtGATGTGTGAAAAAAACGTGAGGTAAACAAAGTAGTTTGTTGGGTGACAATAGATGCACCCAACAGTAATTATAAATACTCGAGACGGAATTCGTCACAATTTATCCTGCGGTCCGTCCGGTTTCAAAATTACGGGACAGGACCGGGTCAGGTTTGGGATTCGGGTACTTATTGCCCGTCCCTTAAAAACATATGATTTGGTTCATTAGTGATTTAGACCTTACAGAAACCCAGGTCGTTGAGGTCAAGCACCCACTCACAATCCCAGAGCATAATCACGACAACCACCTTTCCGATTTAGCAGAACAAACACATACCCAACTCTTTTGCTCTCTCTGTTCCACTAATCTCGTCGTGAGTACCTCTGATCCTCTCTTACGTTCACTTATTGTTCAACTTTTACGAATTTTGATGCTACTGAGATTCTACACTTGGTATCTTCGTACCGtgtgatttgttgttgtgCTTATTCAACATGTTAAATGGTGAGATTGGGTTGAAATTGAATTCTTATTCTTGCGTTGCTGACATCAAAGAATCTCAAAAGGGATTTAATACGAATGTTATTGCTCTCTTTATCTGTAGAttggttatttttttcttggctATTTATCtatttcaaaagaaagttACTGATTGTTATACAATTGTTATTccggtgtttttttttctcttgttctcGGTATTGTTTTGCATACCATACACTTTGGGATGGTTAGTTTTGGAGGTCTACTTATTTTGATTGATCTGGAGCGTTGGAATTAATCTCCTTGAATTTATACTGATCAAATTGCTGTTCTTCTTGAAGCTTATAACTTgattttatcttatttttcaAATGCAGGTAGCTTGAACTCGGGTCAGAATAACTTGATGTTTGTATCAGTCAAAGGAGAATAATAGGGTAAAATGGCTGGGCGACGACATATTGCATCATCCTATGACAGACGCCCTGTGCAGTCTCCAGGGATGATGCGGCATGGGTCATTGCCTGGCTACCGGTTATTAGAGTCACTACCCCGTCCTGAActattggaaaacaaaattgcaTATCAAGCAGCAGAGATAAAACAACTTGCAGGAGACAATCATAGATTGGCAACTTCTCAGGTGGATTTGAGGCAGGAGCTTCTAGCTGCAGAGGAGGAAGTTCAAACTGTCAAGGCACACATGAGAAGTATCCAGACTGAAAGCGACATCCAGATCCGGGCGATGCTTGATAAAATTGCCAAAAAGGAAGCAGAAGTTGTAGCCTGTGAGGTTGTGAGGAAGGAGCTGCAAAAGGCTCATACGGAAGCACACAGCTTGGTCGAAACACGGAAAGAGCTGAGAATTCAAATTCGACAGGCTACGGATGAGTTGCAGAAATCCCGTGTTGAGGTTAAGAAACTGCCAGATCTGCATGGTGAACTTGACAGTTTGAGGCAAGAACACCAGAAGCTGCGGTGAGTCACTGATGTTGTAAAAGTACTTCCAAGTTTATATGCCTATTACCTGAGCAGAACTAACTGTAAAACATAAGTGTCATTCTTAACTTTTATCGACAGCTATGAGAGTATAACAGGTTGCAGATATCTTTTCTATGTACTTTCTGGAAATATTATTCAGGCAAACATCGCTTTGTGCATGTTTGTTCCCTTTATGCTGATTATTCACATATTCAAATTGTAACGACTTTTCTCCATTCTGTTTAGTCATTAGAGACTCCACCATATACACATATTCAGCATAACTTTGGttaaattcatatttcattttgaGGTTTTTGTATTATATAAACCTTCTAATATGTTCCGC harbors:
- the LOC101298567 gene encoding uncharacterized protein LOC101298567, producing the protein MAGRRHIASSYDRRPVQSPGMMRHGSLPGYRLLESLPRPELLENKIAYQAAEIKQLAGDNHRLATSQVDLRQELLAAEEEVQTVKAHMRSIQTESDIQIRAMLDKIAKKEAEVVACEVVRKELQKAHTEAHSLVETRKELRIQIRQATDELQKSRVEVKKLPDLHGELDSLRQEHQKLRATFEYEKSRNIELVEQMKAMEKNLMGMAGEVERLCDEVLNAEKRAQAPKPPNGGYMNPDSYYTATMPGASAYFDGYGRPYVSVGNRPLGEGIIYFASSSSKQHAAGIPTAGDGAIWGAAYNPLPDTASGGATVPTTGNSAVWGGAYDSALARQ